Proteins from a genomic interval of Piscinibacter sp. HJYY11:
- a CDS encoding LysR family transcriptional regulator: MTARIEQLRLRDLLLLEHIAEHGSLRKVAEALHVTQPAVTQALQGLEQAFGVELVERGRRGVSLTPAGNAALARLRVARREVSAALDAALTPQRPRLRLGSSPMAALDIVPQALAELRRALPEAHVVLTQTSVLRLWAALGDGELDAIASSRPVLGPGERPPPGVVVEGIGTERMVVAASRKHPLASMHPTVLQLAQHRWVLPPVGSQAVAMLDEWFSRAGLPPPRISITSDSFATNLRLASAGDLLTVAPETAVRNHAVALDLRVIATPWPHLPGELVFAYRTSSLDNPVFATLRGCFVSP; this comes from the coding sequence ATGACCGCGCGCATCGAGCAGCTCCGGCTGCGCGACCTGCTGTTGCTCGAGCACATCGCCGAGCACGGCAGCCTGCGCAAGGTGGCCGAGGCGCTGCACGTCACGCAGCCGGCGGTGACACAGGCGCTGCAGGGGCTGGAGCAGGCATTCGGCGTCGAGCTGGTGGAGCGCGGCCGGCGCGGCGTGTCGCTGACCCCGGCGGGAAACGCGGCGCTCGCGCGCCTGCGGGTGGCTCGGCGCGAGGTGAGTGCGGCGCTCGATGCGGCCCTCACCCCTCAGCGACCGCGCCTGCGCCTGGGCAGCTCACCGATGGCGGCGCTGGACATCGTCCCCCAGGCGCTGGCCGAACTGCGGCGCGCCTTGCCGGAGGCGCACGTCGTGCTGACCCAGACCAGCGTGCTGCGGCTGTGGGCGGCGCTCGGCGACGGCGAACTGGACGCGATCGCCTCCAGCCGGCCGGTGCTGGGCCCGGGCGAGCGGCCGCCGCCAGGGGTGGTGGTCGAGGGAATCGGCACCGAGCGGATGGTGGTGGCCGCCTCGCGCAAACATCCCCTGGCGAGCATGCACCCCACGGTGCTGCAGCTGGCGCAGCACCGCTGGGTGCTGCCGCCGGTCGGGTCTCAGGCGGTCGCGATGCTGGACGAGTGGTTCTCGCGCGCCGGCCTGCCACCGCCTCGGATCAGCATCACGTCCGACTCCTTCGCCACCAACCTGCGCCTGGCCTCCGCAGGCGACCTACTGACCGTGGCCCCCGAGACCGCTGTGCGGAACCATGCGGTGGCGCTCGATCTAAGGGTAATCGCCACCCCGTGGCCTCATCTTCCCGGTGAGTTGGTGTTTGCATACCGGACGTCAAGCTTGGACAATCCAGTCTTCGCGACCCTCCGGGGGTGCTTTGTTTCACCCTGA
- a CDS encoding Ku protein, producing the protein MATASRSLWKGAISFGLVHIPVSLHSASMESGVDFDWLDKRSMDPVGYKRINKRTGREITKDNIVKGIEYENDKYVLLSDEEIEAVYPRSTQAIEIEAFVSMDEIPFVYLDRPYYLAPVGRGQKVYALLREALLKSGRIGLARVVIHTKQHLAALVPAGPALVLNLLRWSDEIRTWDDLSLPKEGAKANNISERELQMAGQLIDDMTVAFDPSQFADRFKEQVMALVERKVEAGETETVLEPEEEPLPTAGKGADVVDLTALLQQSLKGRAESKNHHKAAPKKKRAA; encoded by the coding sequence ATGGCAACTGCATCGCGTTCACTGTGGAAAGGCGCCATCAGCTTCGGGCTGGTGCACATCCCCGTGAGCCTGCATTCGGCATCCATGGAAAGCGGGGTCGACTTCGACTGGCTCGACAAGCGCAGCATGGACCCGGTCGGCTACAAGCGCATCAACAAGCGCACTGGCCGCGAAATCACCAAGGACAACATCGTCAAGGGCATCGAGTACGAGAACGACAAGTACGTGTTGCTCAGCGACGAGGAAATCGAGGCGGTGTACCCGCGCTCCACGCAGGCGATCGAGATCGAGGCCTTCGTCTCGATGGACGAGATCCCGTTCGTCTACCTCGACCGGCCGTACTACCTGGCCCCGGTCGGCCGCGGGCAGAAGGTCTACGCGCTGCTGCGTGAGGCTCTGCTCAAGAGCGGTCGCATCGGGCTGGCGCGGGTGGTGATCCACACCAAGCAGCACCTGGCGGCGCTCGTGCCCGCCGGGCCGGCGCTGGTGCTCAACCTGCTGCGCTGGAGCGACGAGATCCGCACCTGGGACGACCTGTCGCTGCCCAAGGAGGGCGCAAAGGCCAACAACATCAGCGAGCGCGAACTGCAGATGGCAGGCCAGCTGATCGACGACATGACGGTCGCCTTCGACCCCTCGCAGTTTGCCGACCGCTTCAAGGAGCAGGTGATGGCGCTGGTCGAGCGCAAGGTCGAGGCGGGCGAGACCGAGACGGTGCTCGAGCCCGAGGAAGAGCCACTGCCCACCGCCGGCAAGGGCGCCGATGTGGTCGACCTCACCGCACTGCTGCAGCAGAGCCTGAAGGGCCGTGCCGAATCGAAGAACCACCACAAGGCCGCGCCGAAGAAGAAGCGCGCCGCCTGA
- a CDS encoding DNA topoisomerase IB: protein MRAAGNPFEPEAPPGLRYVSDTMPGIRRLRDGDSFRYRDPKGRLLRNEKELQRIRKLAIPPAYEEVWICPLAEGHLQATGRDARGRKQYRYHPDWREARDAHKFERMREFGQALARIRAKVKRDLAAPVGSRASVLAALVRLLDTTLVRIGNDEYARENGSFGLTTLRNKHAAVKGATLHLRFRGKSGVWHELTLEDPQVARIVRACQAMPGQELFQYEDDNGETRCVGSADVNEYIKALSGADFTAKDFRTWHASVHALARLCALPVTGPVSRKRANEVLREVAGLLGNTLAVCRKSYVHPGVMAVATQRGVEALSEGVLKRCRGLTVAECRLLAFLSAPGVAPAVLAQPGLAEEPRQAASGGGGRRRG, encoded by the coding sequence ATGAGAGCCGCAGGCAACCCCTTCGAACCCGAGGCACCGCCGGGGCTGCGCTACGTCAGCGACACCATGCCCGGCATTCGCCGGCTGCGCGACGGCGACAGCTTTCGCTACCGCGACCCGAAGGGCCGCCTGCTGCGCAACGAGAAGGAGCTGCAACGCATCCGCAAGCTCGCCATCCCGCCGGCGTACGAAGAGGTGTGGATCTGCCCGCTGGCCGAAGGGCACCTCCAGGCGACGGGCCGCGATGCGCGCGGCCGCAAGCAGTACCGCTACCACCCCGACTGGCGCGAGGCACGCGACGCGCACAAGTTCGAGCGCATGCGCGAATTCGGCCAGGCGCTGGCCCGCATCCGCGCCAAGGTGAAGCGCGACCTGGCAGCGCCCGTGGGCAGCCGCGCCTCGGTGCTGGCCGCACTGGTGCGCCTGCTCGACACGACCCTCGTGCGCATCGGCAACGACGAATACGCGCGCGAGAACGGTTCCTTCGGCCTCACCACCCTGCGCAACAAGCACGCGGCGGTGAAGGGCGCCACGCTTCACCTGCGTTTTCGCGGCAAGAGCGGCGTGTGGCACGAGCTCACGCTGGAAGACCCGCAGGTCGCGCGCATCGTCCGCGCCTGCCAGGCGATGCCGGGGCAGGAGCTCTTCCAGTACGAAGACGACAACGGCGAGACGCGCTGCGTGGGCTCGGCCGACGTCAACGAGTACATCAAGGCCCTGAGCGGCGCCGACTTCACGGCCAAGGACTTTCGCACCTGGCATGCGAGCGTGCATGCGCTGGCGCGGCTGTGCGCCTTGCCGGTCACCGGGCCGGTGAGCCGCAAGCGGGCGAACGAGGTCCTGCGCGAAGTGGCCGGGTTGCTGGGCAACACGCTCGCGGTCTGCCGCAAGTCGTATGTGCACCCGGGCGTGATGGCGGTCGCGACGCAGCGTGGCGTCGAGGCCTTGTCGGAGGGGGTGCTGAAACGCTGCCGGGGCCTGACGGTGGCCGAGTGCCGGTTGTTGGCGTTTCTGTCGGCGCCAGGGGTGGCGCCTGCGGTGCTGGCACAACCGGGGCTCGCGGAGGAGCCCCGGCAGGCCGCATCAGGCGGTGGTGGCCGTCGTCGGGGTTGA
- the ligD gene encoding DNA ligase D — protein MGTSSLAAYQRMRDFRATPEPAGEVRASGEELSFVVQKHAARRLHYDFRLELDGTLKSWAIPKGPSLDPHDKRMAVQVEDHPLSYGGFEGVIPEGHYGAGSVIVWDRGTWVPLGDPHKGYREGKLKFELRGEKLHGGFTLVRMKSRENERQVPWLLIKEHDDEARPASEFDVIEALPDSVLNAAKKKRPVAAKAPAKSPVKAKKRKATAELPLSLTPQLATLVDDIPPGDDWLYEIKFDGYRIVTRIDGDDVRCFTRNGHDWSHRLPALVKAIRSLDIGWGWLDGEIIVPGPTGTPDFQLLQNAFDAQRTQDIQYYVFDLPFHGGEDLRERPLRERRERLQSLLQGQTLGTVQFSASFDADPRELLASAKEAGLEGLIAKRASATYHSRRSADWVKLKIGQRQEFVIGGFTDPKGSRAGIGSLLLGVHDAEGQLRYAGNVGTGFDDKTLVALRKQLDEIETATSPYTDGPTRVGTVKLVKPHWVKPKLVAEVAFAEWTKSGHVRQAVFHGLRNDKPAERITKEVARHVDNSAPKGTAVPKDFRITHPERVIDPSTGVTKGQLIEYYAWVAELMLPHLKQRPVSLLRAPDGVGGEFFFQKHAEKKSFPNIEILDRALYPSHDPLLAIGKPIALLSAAQMNVIELHTWNATTRAMDRPDRMVFDLDPGEGVGWPQVQEAAQLVHALLDEIGLIGFLKTSGGKGLHVVVPLAPKYDWDTVKDFSQAIVAHMASVIPDRFVAKSGPKNRVGRIFIDYLRNGLGATTVCAWSARARPGLGVSVPVAWDELAGLKSGAQWTVQNVTERLAIGNAPWADYAKTKQSLVKPMKAMGFDPKAAR, from the coding sequence ATGGGAACCAGCAGCCTCGCCGCCTACCAGCGCATGCGCGACTTCCGCGCCACGCCGGAGCCGGCGGGCGAGGTGCGCGCGTCGGGCGAGGAGCTGAGCTTCGTCGTGCAGAAGCACGCGGCGCGGCGGCTGCACTACGACTTCCGCCTCGAGCTCGACGGCACGCTCAAGAGCTGGGCCATCCCGAAGGGGCCGAGCCTGGACCCGCACGACAAGCGCATGGCGGTGCAGGTGGAAGACCACCCGCTGTCGTACGGTGGCTTCGAAGGTGTGATCCCCGAAGGCCACTACGGCGCCGGCTCGGTGATCGTGTGGGACCGCGGCACCTGGGTGCCGCTCGGCGACCCGCACAAGGGCTACCGCGAGGGCAAGCTCAAGTTCGAGCTGCGCGGCGAGAAGCTGCACGGCGGCTTCACGCTGGTGCGCATGAAGTCGCGCGAGAACGAACGGCAGGTGCCGTGGCTGCTCATCAAGGAGCATGACGACGAAGCGCGGCCGGCGAGCGAGTTCGACGTGATCGAGGCGCTGCCCGACAGCGTGCTCAACGCGGCGAAGAAGAAGCGGCCGGTGGCGGCCAAGGCACCGGCGAAGTCACCGGTCAAGGCAAAGAAGCGCAAGGCGACGGCGGAGTTGCCGCTGTCGTTGACACCGCAGCTCGCGACGCTGGTCGACGACATCCCGCCCGGCGATGACTGGCTGTACGAGATCAAGTTCGACGGCTACCGCATCGTCACGCGCATCGATGGCGACGACGTGCGCTGCTTCACCCGCAACGGGCACGACTGGTCGCACCGGCTGCCGGCGCTGGTGAAGGCGATCCGGTCACTCGACATCGGCTGGGGCTGGCTCGACGGCGAGATCATCGTCCCCGGGCCGACAGGCACGCCCGACTTCCAGCTGCTGCAGAACGCCTTCGACGCGCAGCGCACGCAGGACATCCAGTACTACGTGTTCGACCTGCCCTTCCATGGGGGCGAAGACCTGCGCGAGCGGCCCTTGCGCGAACGGCGCGAGCGACTGCAGTCCCTGCTGCAAGGCCAGACCCTCGGCACCGTGCAGTTCAGCGCCTCGTTCGACGCCGACCCGCGCGAGCTGCTCGCCTCGGCCAAGGAGGCCGGCCTCGAAGGCCTGATCGCGAAGCGGGCCTCCGCGACCTACCACTCTCGGCGTTCGGCCGATTGGGTGAAGCTCAAGATCGGCCAGCGGCAGGAGTTCGTGATCGGCGGCTTCACCGACCCCAAGGGCTCGCGCGCCGGCATCGGCTCGCTGCTGCTCGGCGTGCACGATGCCGAGGGCCAGCTGCGCTACGCGGGCAACGTGGGCACCGGGTTCGACGACAAGACGCTCGTGGCCTTGCGCAAGCAGCTCGACGAGATCGAGACGGCGACCAGCCCCTACACCGACGGGCCGACCCGCGTGGGCACGGTCAAGCTCGTGAAGCCGCATTGGGTGAAGCCCAAGCTGGTCGCCGAAGTGGCGTTTGCCGAATGGACGAAGAGCGGCCATGTGCGCCAGGCGGTGTTCCACGGCCTGCGCAACGACAAGCCCGCCGAGCGCATCACCAAGGAAGTGGCCCGGCACGTCGACAACTCGGCACCGAAGGGCACGGCGGTCCCGAAGGACTTCCGCATCACGCACCCCGAGCGGGTGATCGACCCGAGCACCGGCGTCACCAAGGGCCAGCTCATCGAGTACTACGCGTGGGTGGCCGAGCTGATGCTGCCGCACCTGAAGCAGCGGCCGGTGTCGCTGCTGCGCGCGCCCGACGGCGTGGGGGGCGAGTTCTTCTTTCAGAAGCATGCCGAGAAGAAGAGCTTTCCGAACATCGAGATCCTCGACCGCGCGCTGTACCCCTCGCACGACCCGCTGCTCGCCATCGGCAAGCCGATCGCGCTGCTGTCGGCGGCGCAGATGAACGTGATCGAGTTGCACACCTGGAACGCGACGACGCGCGCGATGGACCGGCCCGACCGCATGGTGTTCGACCTCGACCCCGGCGAAGGCGTGGGCTGGCCGCAGGTGCAGGAGGCGGCGCAGCTCGTGCATGCGTTGCTCGACGAGATCGGCCTCATCGGCTTCCTGAAGACCAGCGGCGGCAAGGGCCTGCACGTGGTGGTGCCGCTCGCGCCCAAGTACGACTGGGACACGGTGAAGGATTTCTCGCAGGCCATCGTGGCGCACATGGCCTCGGTGATCCCCGATCGGTTCGTGGCCAAGAGCGGGCCGAAGAACCGCGTGGGCCGCATCTTCATCGACTACCTGCGCAACGGCCTGGGCGCGACCACGGTGTGCGCCTGGTCGGCGCGCGCGCGGCCGGGGCTCGGCGTGTCGGTGCCGGTGGCATGGGATGAATTGGCGGGCCTCAAGAGCGGTGCGCAGTGGACGGTGCAAAACGTCACCGAGCGCCTGGCCATCGGCAACGCGCCATGGGCGGACTACGCGAAGACCAAGCAGAGCCTCGTCAAGCCGATGAAGGCCATGGGCTTCGATCCAAAGGCGGCACGATGA